The DNA segment CCGTCTTCATTGACCACAGCGGGGCGGGCCTTAAAGCACAGGTAGCAGAAGCAGGCGCCAATGGTAAGTGGAAAGGCGACCAGAAAGCAGCCAAGCAGCGGCGCGTGGCTGAAGATGGGCTGTGTACAAGAAACGTATAGTCAGAATGATTAAACAGGAagcaggatgatgatgatgatgtcacttACTGCCAGCGTGACTCTGGTATCGTAAACGAGGCGTCTGACTCGTTGAAAGGCGCCGTTTCCTCCGTGACCCTAAGGCAAAgagcagacagatgttcagaATCCAGCAGCTGCTTCCTGTCTGGAGGTGAGCCTCACCTGACTCACCTGCACGCTGCCGTTCAGTACGCCGTCCAGGAAGTCCAGCAGGTTGTGCTCCGTTTGCACGGTGCCAGGGGGCAGGAAGTAGCCATCATTAGACAGATTCACCACGATGAATGAGGGCACGATGATCTCACTGTTGAAAACAATGACAAGTCAGAGGCGTCCAATCAGAGGAGTGAAGCTGATGTCAGAGGTTAAAAACTCACCCCATCACCAGGCCGCTGATGTAATCAGAGCCAGCCATGAAGCCGAAATACATGTCCCTGAAGGGGCGGGGTCAGACAAGAGTGGGCGGAGTCCAATAGGAGAGAAAGGTAGAGAAGGAATGAGATCGGAGTTCGCTCCctgttttctgtacttttcagaataaaagtctGACCTGCTGTAGCTCTCTCTGTGCTCTGCAGCCACACTTTCCACCAGACTCTTATACCTGAACAGGCGACAGGAAATGCTTCACAGCACAGTCACAGGTAAGTTTTACCTGGCAGATGAGTACTTAGATGCTTGCACAGCGAAATTAGGAAGCGAGACCACAAAGGTGCAAAAATAACGAAAACaatatacaaagaaaaaaaaacaatataagtACACTATATACATGGTGTATGAGTTATAGAAATATTGAGGGTGTGTGTACAAGGGCAATAATAtaaaatcatgaatacataaggGTGAATGGGGATAGTAACTGCACAACTGCCAGAATATTGCACAGAGGgtacagagagagagcagatgGGGTTACCTGAGACTTTCTTCACCCAGGTGCTTCTCCTCCACCAATGCCAACAGCACCAGCTTACCTGCAGGACAGAAGCAGAGTCACTGCACCTGAGCCAATCAGCAACCAGTGAGTGAAATCCAGTCATTTCAGTGCTTTGTCCCAAACAGACCCGCCTGCTTCCTGTTTCATTATTGTTCAGGTGAACGCTTCCTGACAGGAAACTCCATGAACAGATGGGTCTGTTTCCAAAATCAAAGTTCTTCAGTGCTCTGGTTGAAGCTacctgatgacatcacagtgcACTCAGGTGTTCTGTGTTACCTGTCTCTCCCATGGCATACAGAGTGTAGCTGTCGATCTGGGAGAAGTTTGGGAAGCGTTCTCTGTTAATCCACGACTTCAGGTCCCCGTCACGTTCCTCTGAAAGACAGTAAGCAGCTTGTTTAAGTCAGGGTAAATGGACACAGCAAATGCAAAAGTCCATGAATTCCCCCGCGTCGGTCTGATTTGTAACAGAAGCGTTTTCTCAGAAGAGCTGATGGCAGATACAAACCACAAAGCTCCATGTGCACTACCTCCACATGAAGGAGTTACTAACCACATCAACCATAGAAGAAGTGAGGACATCTTATTTCAAAGGACTCCTCAGTCTGCTTTTACTGCCACAACTTCTTATGACTGTGATCAGTTCAAAGTTCAAGCCTGGATCCTTTTAGCCTGTCGAGTTTAACCTGACTTCCATGATGGATCTCATTGTCACATACCTGCACTTCTTCCTGCCCTGCTGACATTACTCCTCCTACAGATTCTCCGTTATCAGTCAGTGTCCTTCAACTGGGTGCACAGTGAGATTCAGCACTGGCACGGCTCTGCTACGCTGGTGATAGTCCGCTGTATTTCTGTTAAGCCAGATGACCTGAGTGAACACTTTAATGGACAGGACATCTTCAGACTTCTTCGTTCTCAGTCCTGCTAAACTGAGCTTCTTGTGTTTGGTTCTGATAGCTTCTCTAAGGGGGTTATATCGGTTCCCTCATCAACAATATTAAATATTAGTGTTATTTCATCTAAACCCCCCCCAAACCCTCCGCTGCCACCCATTAACATAGAACTGTTAGTGCAAACTAACATGCATCTCTGCCCATATTCACCTGGTCCAGAACTCAGCAGGCAGGACTGACTAAACAATTCTTGTTTGTCTTTGCtgtcttcattttaaaattgcATTGTTTTTATAGTTAATATTTACAGTTCAGAGCTAaagtgtgttttattgtgtgaaATTACTGTGCGAAGCATTTTGTAGCTGTACAacacgattttcaattttttttaatacaaacaGGTTTTGGTGGCTGAAGACATTTGTGCAGTGCTGTAgcttttttgctgttatttaatATTCCACAAGAACGAGTTCTGTTAGCCCGTTCATCAAGATTAACTCACCTCTGTAGGTGAAGTAAGTCCCATCTTTAAAAACCACCACAGCAGGCAGAGTGGACAGAGA comes from the Oreochromis aureus strain Israel breed Guangdong linkage group 18, ZZ_aureus, whole genome shotgun sequence genome and includes:
- the LOC116322111 gene encoding protein disulfide-isomerase TMX3-like isoform X2; this encodes MADGRTTVLLSVLMFAAAAAFVEELNDSFMETKGDDEIWLIKFYAPWCTFCKQLDPVWHQIGSELRSLGSPVHVGKSDATANTGLAKEFRVRTYPAILMLKKNIKYNYSGARTKDGIMDFANRIAGPLVRSLSSLQLFQHAMSRHDVMFVYGNYTSVAEQLIVHTYFFSASRDVLPKAVSLSTLPAVVVFKDGTYFTYREERDGDLKSWINRERFPNFSQIDSYTLYAMGETGKLVLLALVEEKHLGEESLRYKSLVESVAAEHRESYSRDMYFGFMAGSDYISGLVMGEIIVPSFIVVNLSNDGYFLPPGTVQTEHNLLDFLDGVLNGSVQGHGGNGAFQRVRRLVYDTRVTLAPIFSHAPLLGCFLVAFPLTIGACFCYLCFKARPAVVNEDGTPLLTPLLGSHKKTSKKKSD
- the LOC116322111 gene encoding protein disulfide-isomerase TMX3-like isoform X1, yielding MADGRTTVLLSVLMFAAAAAFVEELNDSFMETKGDDEIWLIKFYAPWCTFCKQLDPVWHQIGSELRSLGSPVHVGKSDATANTGLAKEFRVRTYPAILMLKKNIKYNYSGARTKDGIMDFANRIAGPLVRSLSSLQLFQHAMSRHDVMFVYVGATSPLKGNYTSVAEQLIVHTYFFSASRDVLPKAVSLSTLPAVVVFKDGTYFTYREERDGDLKSWINRERFPNFSQIDSYTLYAMGETGKLVLLALVEEKHLGEESLRYKSLVESVAAEHRESYSRDMYFGFMAGSDYISGLVMGEIIVPSFIVVNLSNDGYFLPPGTVQTEHNLLDFLDGVLNGSVQGHGGNGAFQRVRRLVYDTRVTLAPIFSHAPLLGCFLVAFPLTIGACFCYLCFKARPAVVNEDGTPLLTPLLGSHKKTSKKKSD